The following are encoded together in the Hoplias malabaricus isolate fHopMal1 chromosome 3, fHopMal1.hap1, whole genome shotgun sequence genome:
- the si:ch73-256g18.2 gene encoding small integral membrane protein 36, giving the protein MGLMEFYLEIDPVTLNLIILIASYVILLLVFLISCILYDCRGKDPSKEYISEPPAPQQQSPIRLVVMQNSPASSRYNEQNNTAASNYVPPTPDLREKRSTLV; this is encoded by the coding sequence ATGGGGCTTATGGAGTTTTACCTGGAGATTGACCCCGTCACCCTGAACCTCATCATCCTCATCGCCAGCTACGTGATCCTACTACTGGTCTTCCTCATCTCTTGCATCCTGTATGATTGCCGTGGCAAGGACCCCTCGAAGGAGTATATTTCCGAACCCCCAGCCCCACAGCAGCAGTCTCCTATCCGGCTGGTGGTGATGCAGAATTCTCCAGCCTCATCCCGTTACAATGAGCAGAACAACACAGCCGCCTCCAACTATGTGCCACCTACCCCAGACCTTCGTGAGAAGAGAAGTACACTTGTGTAA